Proteins from a single region of Chroococcidiopsis sp. SAG 2025:
- a CDS encoding AraC family transcriptional regulator, with protein sequence MTISLTSREEEELWDEAAQNSLQPASIEPFELYVEMPSFLGSGYDRYIELHPQLELTIIDHEYRDDYVENRPASNHPLQFSVFLLGIIQDDERGWISERNTVISGGGIQREMKVKHFSSPRMVGINIEMSPDLLATFFPGKDGGILPELKLLAKENDWQTLVYPEMTPAVRFLTQQIFNCPYQGITKRIYLEAKVLELIALQVSPLLAGGDFVQISPLKSDTIGRIHHARQIIFSRLENPPSLVELAALVGVSDRTLRRGFRELFGTTVFGYLTQMRMEKAEQFLRESNMTVAEVANLVGYTHLGHFAAAFKRQYGITPRECLLGKKSVSGL encoded by the coding sequence ATGACGATCTCACTCACATCACGCGAGGAAGAGGAACTTTGGGATGAGGCAGCACAAAATAGTCTGCAACCTGCATCGATAGAACCATTTGAATTGTACGTGGAGATGCCGAGTTTTTTAGGAAGTGGCTACGATCGATATATTGAATTGCATCCCCAACTTGAGCTGACGATTATTGACCATGAGTATCGCGATGATTACGTAGAAAACCGTCCAGCTTCAAATCATCCCTTGCAATTTAGTGTATTCCTTTTAGGAATAATTCAAGATGACGAACGCGGCTGGATTAGTGAGAGAAATACAGTAATTTCTGGGGGTGGTATTCAACGAGAGATGAAGGTAAAGCATTTTTCTTCTCCTCGGATGGTAGGGATTAACATTGAAATGTCACCCGATTTGTTAGCAACTTTTTTCCCTGGAAAAGATGGCGGAATTCTTCCCGAGTTAAAGTTATTGGCAAAGGAGAATGATTGGCAAACCCTAGTTTATCCAGAAATGACTCCAGCCGTCAGATTTTTGACACAACAAATATTTAATTGTCCCTATCAAGGAATTACAAAACGAATTTATTTAGAAGCGAAGGTACTGGAGTTAATTGCTTTACAAGTATCTCCCCTGCTTGCAGGTGGAGATTTTGTCCAAATATCGCCATTAAAATCAGATACCATTGGACGGATTCACCACGCCAGACAAATTATTTTTTCTCGCTTAGAAAATCCGCCCTCGTTGGTAGAGTTAGCTGCATTGGTAGGGGTGAGCGATCGTACTTTACGGCGAGGATTTCGAGAGTTATTTGGCACGACCGTATTCGGTTATCTGACGCAGATGCGGATGGAGAAAGCCGAGCAGTTTTTGCGAGAAAGTAATATGACTGTTGCCGAAGTTGCGAATTTAGTGGGTTATACCCATCTCGGTCACTTTGCAGCAGCTTTTAAAAGACAGTATGGCATTACACCAAGAGAATGTTTGTTGGGGAAAAAGTCCGTTTCGGGACTGTGA
- a CDS encoding TonB-dependent siderophore receptor: MRLDRLWQSLLLTSAIAFLLGTPAKGEEVGENIPEVNNNIPQLSEVELPATSAQTLVQTPPPDPPSVPPNLRGKQGGEAVSITGVVTNPTDQGVEIILQTTQGKALQPVTLALGRSYIANIPNAVLALPQGEFRQDNPASGITRVAVTQATANSIRVTVTGEAALPSVQLYDSPNEGLIFSFTPGTSTAQPTAEADEQREIVVTGEQDGYNVPNTSVGTRTDTPLRDIPQSIQVVPQEVLRDQNVNSLDEALRNVSGVTTNSGPDSFGDASYNIRGFSTAARSGGNFLRNGLREGGDILQDFTPNIERIEALLGPASVLYGNANPGGTINIVTKQPLRDPFYAIDATIGNYDFYEGAIDLSGPLNDSKTLLYRLNVGYQDRGSFIDFVEASIFTVSPVVSVDIGERTRLTLEGEYTERSIVSYQGLPAVGTVLPNPNGEIPRERFTGEPDGVIDTSITRVGYRLEHQFSDNWSLQNAFSARIQRSEPGNEFYIITEDGLADDNRTLNRQAITNTVDYEDYDLATYLTGKFSTGSIDHQLLLGIDLSSSFLAFDRPSIIPTTLDIFNPVYGRITGSSINAFDGDQLTRTLGIYVQDQVTLTENLKLLLGGRFDLFEQDFRFQSDTTSQSGDAFSPRIGIVYQPIQPISLYASYSRSFVPVEGTAFGGGAFEPERGTQYEIGVKADVNERLSATLALYDLTRTNVTTEDPDNPEFQIQTGEQRSRGIELSIAGEILPGWNIIAGYAYTDAEITEDNTLPVGNRLNNVPENSFNLWTSYEIQQGTLQGLGFGLGFFYIGERQGDLDNSFQLPSYFRTDAAIFYRRDRFRAALNLRNLFDVDYFESATSQANVFPGAPFTVQGTISWEF; this comes from the coding sequence ATGAGGCTAGATAGGTTGTGGCAAAGTCTGCTGCTGACAAGTGCGATCGCTTTTTTGCTCGGCACTCCTGCGAAAGGTGAGGAAGTGGGGGAGAATATTCCAGAAGTCAACAACAATATTCCTCAACTGAGTGAAGTCGAGCTTCCGGCGACAAGCGCTCAAACACTCGTACAGACACCCCCTCCTGACCCCCCTTCCGTCCCCCCGAACCTGCGGGGGAAACAGGGGGGTGAAGCCGTATCAATTACGGGAGTTGTGACAAATCCTACCGATCAAGGTGTAGAGATAATTCTACAAACCACTCAAGGGAAAGCACTCCAGCCTGTAACTCTGGCTTTGGGTAGATCGTATATTGCGAATATTCCCAACGCTGTGCTGGCACTTCCCCAAGGAGAATTTCGCCAAGATAACCCTGCAAGCGGAATTACTCGCGTGGCTGTGACTCAGGCTACTGCCAACAGTATTCGAGTCACGGTGACAGGGGAAGCAGCTTTGCCCTCTGTGCAGTTGTATGACTCTCCAAATGAGGGATTGATTTTTAGCTTTACGCCAGGTACATCCACTGCCCAACCCACGGCTGAGGCTGACGAGCAGAGGGAAATTGTGGTGACGGGGGAACAGGATGGGTATAACGTACCGAATACCAGCGTAGGAACGCGAACCGACACGCCTTTGCGCGACATCCCCCAATCAATTCAAGTCGTACCCCAGGAGGTATTGCGCGATCAAAATGTTAACAGCCTAGATGAAGCCCTGAGAAACGTAAGTGGGGTAACTACAAATAGTGGTCCAGACAGTTTCGGCGATGCTTCGTACAACATTCGAGGCTTTAGTACTGCAGCTCGCAGTGGTGGCAATTTTCTGAGAAATGGACTAAGAGAAGGTGGAGATATACTACAGGACTTTACCCCCAACATCGAAAGAATCGAAGCGCTCTTAGGTCCAGCTTCTGTGCTTTATGGAAACGCCAATCCAGGCGGAACGATCAACATAGTGACGAAACAACCCCTACGCGATCCCTTCTATGCCATTGATGCCACCATTGGCAATTATGACTTCTATGAGGGTGCGATCGATTTATCTGGACCATTAAACGACTCCAAAACACTGTTATATCGTCTCAATGTCGGCTACCAGGATAGAGGCAGCTTCATTGATTTTGTGGAAGCCAGTATCTTCACTGTTTCGCCCGTCGTAAGTGTAGATATTGGAGAGCGAACTCGCTTAACCTTGGAAGGCGAATACACAGAAAGAAGCATTGTTAGTTACCAAGGCTTGCCAGCAGTTGGTACAGTCCTGCCTAATCCAAATGGTGAAATTCCGCGCGAACGCTTCACTGGAGAACCTGACGGTGTTATTGATACCTCTATTACCAGAGTAGGCTATCGGTTAGAACATCAGTTCAGCGACAACTGGTCATTACAAAATGCTTTTTCGGCGAGAATTCAAAGAAGTGAGCCTGGAAATGAGTTCTATATTATTACTGAAGATGGTCTTGCCGACGATAATCGAACCTTAAATCGTCAGGCAATTACCAATACTGTTGATTACGAAGACTACGACCTAGCTACCTACCTAACGGGCAAATTCTCAACTGGATCAATTGACCACCAGCTACTCCTGGGCATCGACTTGAGCAGCTCATTCTTAGCATTCGATCGTCCCAGTATTATACCGACAACGCTAGACATATTTAACCCTGTGTATGGGCGTATTACTGGATCGTCCATCAACGCTTTTGATGGCGATCAATTAACGAGAACTTTGGGAATTTATGTTCAAGATCAGGTGACTCTCACAGAGAATCTCAAGTTGCTATTAGGCGGGCGATTCGATCTATTTGAACAAGACTTTCGTTTTCAAAGTGATACTACTAGTCAATCGGGGGATGCTTTCAGTCCGCGTATCGGTATTGTTTATCAGCCGATTCAACCTATTTCACTCTATGCCAGCTATAGCCGATCGTTTGTCCCAGTTGAAGGCACTGCCTTTGGTGGTGGCGCATTTGAACCAGAGCGCGGGACTCAATATGAAATTGGGGTCAAAGCAGACGTGAACGAGCGACTTTCAGCAACCTTGGCATTGTACGACCTGACCCGCACCAATGTCACAACTGAAGACCCAGATAATCCAGAATTTCAGATTCAAACAGGGGAGCAGCGCAGTCGAGGCATTGAACTCAGCATTGCAGGCGAAATTCTACCAGGGTGGAACATTATCGCGGGTTATGCTTACACCGATGCCGAAATTACCGAAGACAACACTCTTCCCGTGGGTAATCGTTTGAATAATGTTCCGGAAAATTCCTTTAATTTGTGGACTAGCTATGAAATTCAACAAGGTACTTTACAAGGGTTAGGATTTGGCTTGGGATTCTTCTATATCGGAGAGCGGCAAGGAGATTTAGACAATAGCTTTCAGCTGCCCAGCTATTTCCGCACCGATGCCGCGATTTTTTACAGGCGCGATCGGTTCCGCGCCGCCCTCAATCTTAGAAATTTGTTCGATGTCGATTATTTTGAAAGTGCCACTAGTCAGGCGAACGTTTTTCCTGGTGCGCCGTTCACGGTGCAGGGTACGATTTCGTGGGAGTTTTGA
- a CDS encoding iron-siderophore ABC transporter substrate-binding protein — protein sequence MGETCVPNNPQRVVTLTHHFLGHTLVLGVKPIGSNARSIEQSSGNYLDVQSYLGNKTEGIMLSGIDVSPNLERILRLKPDLILATEYNEDIYPLLSQIAPVVIAQFKDVILTWKEGFDFIAKVLGKEEKARQVLNHYYQRIEKLKISLGDCYKDQTISVAGSAGFNMFAYTESGFPGSILSDLGLKRPETQNIFSPEGVIYDISEERLEQVDGDVLFFLAFDREGKAAFERLKQRPLWKTLKAVQQGQVYLVNGYTWTGSNFLAADAVIDDLYKYLVNVS from the coding sequence ATGGGAGAAACCTGTGTTCCTAATAACCCTCAACGGGTTGTCACCCTTACACACCATTTTCTAGGTCATACGCTTGTCTTGGGCGTTAAGCCTATTGGCAGTAATGCTCGCTCAATTGAGCAGTCGAGTGGAAACTATCTAGATGTTCAAAGCTATCTGGGGAATAAGACGGAAGGGATCATGTTATCAGGCATAGACGTATCTCCAAATTTGGAAAGAATTTTGCGACTGAAGCCAGATTTAATTTTAGCTACAGAATATAACGAAGATATTTATCCCCTACTTTCTCAAATTGCTCCTGTAGTAATAGCTCAGTTTAAAGACGTAATATTGACTTGGAAAGAAGGTTTCGATTTTATTGCTAAAGTATTAGGAAAAGAAGAAAAAGCACGACAGGTTTTAAATCATTATTACCAACGAATTGAAAAACTAAAAATATCGCTAGGCGATTGCTATAAAGACCAAACTATCTCTGTTGCTGGAAGTGCTGGTTTCAATATGTTTGCCTATACTGAAAGCGGATTTCCAGGTTCTATTCTGAGTGATTTGGGTCTGAAACGCCCAGAAACTCAAAATATTTTTTCGCCTGAGGGTGTAATTTACGACATTTCTGAAGAAAGGTTAGAGCAAGTAGATGGTGATGTTTTATTCTTCTTAGCTTTTGATCGAGAAGGCAAAGCAGCTTTTGAACGCTTGAAACAAAGACCTTTATGGAAAACGCTCAAAGCCGTTCAGCAAGGGCAGGTTTATCTTGTCAATGGTTACACATGGACTGGATCAAACTTTTTGGCGGCTGATGCCGTGATTGATGACTTGTATAAATATTTAGTTAATGTATCCTAA
- a CDS encoding DUF1636 domain-containing protein, translating to MMFVEPLISPKNITSTYPNSTIKPDLFVCKSCHHSSEERPENQPADGTFLLDKINDLSTEKFLVNELEIQPFGYLWACSQGCVVSVSSQKKPTYLFVNLTPEDSVAAILEFLQLYIKSRKGNIAWEKFPKLLQLAIFAQIPPVIPAKKST from the coding sequence ATGATGTTCGTCGAGCCATTAATAAGCCCTAAAAATATCACCTCAACATATCCTAACTCCACAATCAAACCCGACCTATTTGTCTGTAAATCCTGCCATCACTCTTCTGAAGAAAGACCAGAAAATCAGCCTGCTGACGGTACTTTTTTACTTGACAAAATCAACGATTTATCTACGGAAAAATTTCTTGTTAACGAACTTGAAATTCAGCCATTTGGATATTTATGGGCTTGCAGTCAAGGCTGTGTTGTCTCGGTATCTAGTCAGAAAAAACCTACATATCTCTTTGTCAATCTGACTCCTGAAGATAGCGTAGCAGCAATACTAGAATTTCTGCAATTGTATATCAAGAGTCGTAAAGGAAATATAGCTTGGGAAAAGTTTCCTAAACTTTTACAGTTGGCAATTTTCGCTCAAATTCCTCCTGTAATACCTGCTAAAAAGTCCACGTAA
- a CDS encoding ABC transporter ATP-binding protein, whose protein sequence is MSPSPISDLRSKKYPLLRLLRYAKNYRIQVWTAVTCTILNQLFDLAPSYLIGVAVDVVVEKENSIIAQIGITNIVGQLAVLSLLTLLVWSLESLFEFFYDRLWRNLAQTIQHGLRLDTYTHLQQLELSYFEERSTGELLSILNDDINQLERFLNSGATEILQFLTVVLAVGGSFILIAPSVAAFAILPIPFIFWGSFAFQKQLAPRYADVREKAGFISSRLANNLSGIATIKSFTTEDYERSRVLSESDAYRRSNKKAIALSAAFYPLIRFIVVVGFIATLFFGGVAVANNRISVGTYGFLVFIVQLLLWPFASLSQIMDEYQRAMASIRRVMGLLDTPIAIPGGDRSLSLKTVRGEVQIDNITFAYSDFLPFGNASGERDSSASRAPVLKNLSLHIPAGTNIGIVGATGSGKSTLVKLLLRFYEIQSGRITIDGIDIRELQLRELRRCIGWVSQDVFLFHGTVAQNIAYGNLAASSQQIVRAAQLAEAHEFILELPQGYDTIVGERGQKLSGGQRQRIAIARAILKDPLILVLDEATSAVDNETEAAIQKSLAMITQNRTTIAIAHRLSTIRYSHCIYVMEQGQIVEQGTHEELLSVNGIYANLWCVQSGLSPTLR, encoded by the coding sequence ATGTCACCTTCGCCAATTTCTGATTTGCGCTCCAAAAAGTATCCACTCTTACGGTTATTACGCTATGCCAAAAATTACCGCATTCAAGTGTGGACTGCCGTAACCTGCACCATACTCAACCAACTCTTCGACCTTGCGCCGTCCTATTTAATAGGTGTCGCTGTAGATGTCGTGGTAGAAAAAGAGAATTCTATCATTGCTCAAATTGGCATCACCAACATCGTTGGACAGCTAGCCGTACTATCGCTATTAACTTTATTAGTTTGGAGTTTAGAATCACTATTTGAGTTTTTCTACGATCGCCTCTGGCGCAACTTAGCTCAAACCATTCAGCACGGATTACGCCTCGATACCTATACCCATTTGCAACAACTGGAACTGAGCTATTTTGAAGAACGCTCGACCGGAGAGCTCTTATCAATTTTGAACGATGACATCAATCAATTGGAAAGGTTTCTCAATTCTGGGGCGACGGAAATTCTGCAATTTCTCACCGTGGTTTTGGCTGTAGGTGGCTCGTTTATTCTCATCGCTCCTAGTGTTGCTGCTTTCGCCATCCTGCCGATTCCATTCATTTTTTGGGGTTCATTTGCTTTCCAAAAACAACTTGCTCCCCGCTATGCAGATGTGCGCGAAAAAGCTGGATTCATTAGTAGCCGTTTAGCCAATAATCTCTCAGGTATTGCTACAATTAAAAGCTTCACCACCGAAGACTACGAGCGCAGCCGCGTCCTTTCAGAAAGCGATGCCTATCGCCGTAGTAACAAGAAAGCGATCGCCCTTTCTGCTGCTTTTTATCCCTTAATTCGCTTCATAGTTGTGGTGGGCTTTATCGCCACGCTGTTTTTTGGCGGTGTGGCTGTGGCAAACAATCGCATAAGTGTGGGAACCTACGGTTTCTTGGTATTCATCGTACAGCTATTACTGTGGCCCTTTGCTTCTTTAAGCCAAATTATGGACGAGTATCAACGGGCAATGGCTTCGATTCGCAGGGTGATGGGATTGTTGGATACCCCAATCGCCATTCCTGGGGGCGATCGCTCCTTATCATTAAAAACAGTACGCGGTGAAGTACAAATAGATAACATCACCTTTGCCTACAGCGATTTCCTACCCTTCGGGAACGCCTCCGGCGAACGGGATAGCTCCGCTTCACGCGCTCCTGTGCTGAAAAACCTATCGCTGCATATTCCAGCCGGAACGAATATCGGCATTGTCGGCGCAACGGGTTCGGGGAAAAGCACTTTAGTCAAGCTATTGCTGCGCTTTTACGAAATTCAAAGCGGACGCATTACTATTGATGGCATCGATATACGGGAACTACAACTGAGAGAATTACGGCGTTGCATCGGTTGGGTGAGCCAGGATGTGTTTTTGTTTCACGGTACGGTAGCTCAAAACATCGCCTATGGGAACTTAGCAGCCAGCTCCCAACAGATCGTCCGCGCTGCTCAGTTAGCTGAAGCACACGAGTTTATTCTAGAACTACCACAAGGGTACGATACAATTGTCGGCGAACGAGGACAGAAGCTTTCTGGCGGACAAAGACAAAGAATTGCGATCGCCCGTGCCATTCTCAAAGACCCGCTAATTCTAGTTTTGGATGAGGCGACCTCTGCGGTGGATAATGAAACAGAAGCGGCGATTCAAAAGTCGCTGGCGATGATTACCCAGAATCGTACCACAATTGCGATCGCCCACCGTCTGTCGACAATTCGCTACAGTCATTGCATATACGTGATGGAGCAAGGTCAAATTGTCGAGCAGGGTACGCATGAGGAGTTGCTATCCGTCAATGGAATATATGCAAACCTCTGGTGCGTACAGTCAGGACTTTCGCCAACTCTACGTTGA